One genomic window of Phaenicophaeus curvirostris isolate KB17595 chromosome 21, BPBGC_Pcur_1.0, whole genome shotgun sequence includes the following:
- the RAP1GAP2 gene encoding rap1 GTPase-activating protein 2 isoform X9, with product MLASLKIKKQELLNSTDVTVPERPLSPPLTAPPTMKSAEFFEMLEKMQAPKLEEQRSGSQKHKEDYIPYPSIDEILEKGSPYPLIILPQFGGYWIEDPENLGTPTSSDSSICEEEEENLSPSTYGYKLECKGEARAYRKHFLGKDHLNFYCTASSLGNLILSIKCEEADGTEYLRIILRSKVKTLHERISLAGFSKLPSIPQIAKAFCDDASGLKFNPVLYPKASQMIVAYDEHEVNNTFKFGVIYQKFRQTQEEELFGNNEESIAFKNFLSFLGDTITLQDFKGFRGGLDVSHGQTGAESVYTVFRDREIMFHVSTKLPFTEGDTQQLQRKRHIGNDIVAIIFQEENTPFVPDMIASNFLHAYIVVQVENPEADNTTYKVSVTAREDVPSFGPPLPSPPVFQKSPEFREFLLTKLINAENACCKSDKFAKLEDRTRAALLDNLHDELHGHTQTMLGLGPEEDKLENGGHGGFLESFKRAIRVRSHSMETMVGSQKKHHGGGIPGSLSGGIAHNSGEVTKTTFSPPIPAAAAKNQSRSPIKRRSGLFPRLHTGSESQAESRTRCDSVSGAQKTPDLGHSSQEMKSETLSNPSSPEICPNKERPFMKLKENGRSNISRSSSSTSSFSSTAGESETLEEYDSVGSQPSTASPFKQDVFVYSASPGSESPSVGAAATPVIMSRSPTADIKNRNSPRSNLKFRFDKLSHGSSSMSH from the exons tcgGCAGAATTCTTCgaaatgctggaaaaaatgCAG GCACCAAAACTTGAAGAACAGAGGTCTGGAAGCCAAAAACATAAG gaagactacatcccGTACCCCAGCATCGATGAG ATCCTAGAGAAGGGCAGCCCGTACCCGCTGATAATCCTGCCCCAGTTCGGAGGATACTGGATTGAAGACCCGGAAAACCTCGGCACACCCACCTCATCCGACAGCAGCAtctgtgaggaggaggaggagaacctCAGCCCCAGCACCTACGGCTACAAGCTGGAGTGCAAAGGGGAGGCCAGAGCCTATAGGAAGCATTTCCTGGGGAAG gATCACTTAAATTTTTATTGTACAGCCAGCAGCCTAGGAAATCTGATCCTTTCTATTAAGTGTGAGGAGGCAGATGGCACTGAATATTTAAGGATTATACTCAg GTCCAAAGTGAAGACGCTGCATGAAAGGATCTCCCTGGCAGGATTTAGCAAACTCCCTAGTATCCCTCAGATTGCAAAG GCTTTCTGCGATGATGCCTCTGGCCTGAAGTTCAACCCGGTTCTATATCCCAAG GCATCCCAGATGATAGTGGCTTATGATGAACACGAGGTCAACAACACATTCAAGTTTGGTGTGATCTATCAGAAGTTCAGGCAG ACCCAAGAGGAGGAGTTGTTTGGGAATAATGAAGAGAGCATTGCCTTCAAGAACTTCTTAAGTTTTCTAGGAGACACCATAACACTCCAGGACTTCAAAGG TTTTCGAGGAGGTCTGGATGTCAGCCACGGGCAGACTGGAGCAGAGTCTGTGTACACGGTGTTCAGGGACAGGGAGATAATGTTTCACGTCTCTACAAAGCTGCCTTTTACTGAAGGAGACACACAACAA CTCCAGAGGAAGAGGCACATTGGCAATGACATTGTGGCAATTATCTTCCAAGAAGAGAACACGCCGTTTGTCCCAGACATGATCGCCTCCAACTTCTTGCATGCCTATATTGTTGTGCAGGTGGAAAACCCCGAGGCAGACAACACGACGTACAAG GTCTCTGTCACAGCCCGGGAAGATGTCCCCTCTTTTGGCCCACCCCTGCCGAGCCCACCAGTATTCCAGAAA AGCCCCGAATTCCGGGAGTTCCTGCTGACCAAGCTCATCAACGCCGAGAACGCCTGCTGCAAGTCTGACAAGTTTGCGAAGCTGGAG GACCGGACGCGGGCTGCCTTGTTGGACAACCTGCACGACGAGCTCCACGGGCACACGCAGACCATGCTGGGACTGGGGCCCGAGGAGGATAAGCTGGAGAACGGGGGTCACGGAGGCTTTCTGGAGTCTTTCAAG AGAGCCATCCGAGTGCGCAGCCACTCCATGGAGACAATGGTGGGCAGCCAGAAGAAGCACCACGGTGGTGGCATCCCAGGCAGCCTCAGTGGCGGCATTGCGCACAACAGCGGCGAGGTGACCAAGACCACCTTCTCG CCCCCCataccagcagctgctgccaagaACCAGTCCAGGAGCCCCATCAAGCGCCGCTCAGGGCTGTTCCCTCGCCTGCACACGGGGTCTGAGAGCCAGGCGGAGAGCAGGACAAGGTG TGACAGTGTTTCTGGAGCCCAGAAGACACCAGATTTGGGGCATTCTTCTCAAGAGATGAAGTCTGAAACGTTGTCCAACCCCAGCTCCCCGGAAATATGTCCCAACAAAGAGAG GCCATTtatgaagctgaaagagaatgGGAGGTCAAACATCTCCCGTTCGTCCTCGAGCACCAGCAGcttcagcagcacagctggggaaAGCGAGACGCTGGAGGAATACGACAGTGTG GGAAGCCAGCCATCTACGGCATCGCCATTCAAGCAGGACGTGTTTGTCTACAGCGCCTCGCCCGGCAGCGAGAGCCCAAGTGTGGGGGCTGCGGCCACCCCTGTCATCATGAGCAGGAGCCCCACAG caGATATAAAGAACAGAAACTCTCCAAGGTCAAACCTGAAGTTTCGCTTCGACAAGCTCAGCCACGGCAGCTCCAGCATG aGCCACTAG
- the RAP1GAP2 gene encoding rap1 GTPase-activating protein 2 isoform X11: protein MWGGDARKMMDFLRGLSAEFFEMLEKMQAPKLEEQRSGSQKHKEDYIPYPSIDEILEKGSPYPLIILPQFGGYWIEDPENLGTPTSSDSSICEEEEENLSPSTYGYKLECKGEARAYRKHFLGKDHLNFYCTASSLGNLILSIKCEEADGTEYLRIILRSKVKTLHERISLAGFSKLPSIPQIAKAFCDDASGLKFNPVLYPKASQMIVAYDEHEVNNTFKFGVIYQKFRQTQEEELFGNNEESIAFKNFLSFLGDTITLQDFKGFRGGLDVSHGQTGAESVYTVFRDREIMFHVSTKLPFTEGDTQQLQRKRHIGNDIVAIIFQEENTPFVPDMIASNFLHAYIVVQVENPEADNTTYKVSVTAREDVPSFGPPLPSPPVFQKSPEFREFLLTKLINAENACCKSDKFAKLEDRTRAALLDNLHDELHGHTQTMLGLGPEEDKLENGGHGGFLESFKRAIRVRSHSMETMVGSQKKHHGGGIPGSLSGGIAHNSGEVTKTTFSPPIPAAAAKNQSRSPIKRRSGLFPRLHTGSESQAESRTRCDSVSGAQKTPDLGHSSQEMKSETLSNPSSPEICPNKERPFMKLKENGRSNISRSSSSTSSFSSTAGESETLEEYDSVGSQPSTASPFKQDVFVYSASPGSESPSVGAAATPVIMSRSPTADIKNRNSPRSNLKFRFDKLSHGSSSMSH, encoded by the exons tcgGCAGAATTCTTCgaaatgctggaaaaaatgCAG GCACCAAAACTTGAAGAACAGAGGTCTGGAAGCCAAAAACATAAG gaagactacatcccGTACCCCAGCATCGATGAG ATCCTAGAGAAGGGCAGCCCGTACCCGCTGATAATCCTGCCCCAGTTCGGAGGATACTGGATTGAAGACCCGGAAAACCTCGGCACACCCACCTCATCCGACAGCAGCAtctgtgaggaggaggaggagaacctCAGCCCCAGCACCTACGGCTACAAGCTGGAGTGCAAAGGGGAGGCCAGAGCCTATAGGAAGCATTTCCTGGGGAAG gATCACTTAAATTTTTATTGTACAGCCAGCAGCCTAGGAAATCTGATCCTTTCTATTAAGTGTGAGGAGGCAGATGGCACTGAATATTTAAGGATTATACTCAg GTCCAAAGTGAAGACGCTGCATGAAAGGATCTCCCTGGCAGGATTTAGCAAACTCCCTAGTATCCCTCAGATTGCAAAG GCTTTCTGCGATGATGCCTCTGGCCTGAAGTTCAACCCGGTTCTATATCCCAAG GCATCCCAGATGATAGTGGCTTATGATGAACACGAGGTCAACAACACATTCAAGTTTGGTGTGATCTATCAGAAGTTCAGGCAG ACCCAAGAGGAGGAGTTGTTTGGGAATAATGAAGAGAGCATTGCCTTCAAGAACTTCTTAAGTTTTCTAGGAGACACCATAACACTCCAGGACTTCAAAGG TTTTCGAGGAGGTCTGGATGTCAGCCACGGGCAGACTGGAGCAGAGTCTGTGTACACGGTGTTCAGGGACAGGGAGATAATGTTTCACGTCTCTACAAAGCTGCCTTTTACTGAAGGAGACACACAACAA CTCCAGAGGAAGAGGCACATTGGCAATGACATTGTGGCAATTATCTTCCAAGAAGAGAACACGCCGTTTGTCCCAGACATGATCGCCTCCAACTTCTTGCATGCCTATATTGTTGTGCAGGTGGAAAACCCCGAGGCAGACAACACGACGTACAAG GTCTCTGTCACAGCCCGGGAAGATGTCCCCTCTTTTGGCCCACCCCTGCCGAGCCCACCAGTATTCCAGAAA AGCCCCGAATTCCGGGAGTTCCTGCTGACCAAGCTCATCAACGCCGAGAACGCCTGCTGCAAGTCTGACAAGTTTGCGAAGCTGGAG GACCGGACGCGGGCTGCCTTGTTGGACAACCTGCACGACGAGCTCCACGGGCACACGCAGACCATGCTGGGACTGGGGCCCGAGGAGGATAAGCTGGAGAACGGGGGTCACGGAGGCTTTCTGGAGTCTTTCAAG AGAGCCATCCGAGTGCGCAGCCACTCCATGGAGACAATGGTGGGCAGCCAGAAGAAGCACCACGGTGGTGGCATCCCAGGCAGCCTCAGTGGCGGCATTGCGCACAACAGCGGCGAGGTGACCAAGACCACCTTCTCG CCCCCCataccagcagctgctgccaagaACCAGTCCAGGAGCCCCATCAAGCGCCGCTCAGGGCTGTTCCCTCGCCTGCACACGGGGTCTGAGAGCCAGGCGGAGAGCAGGACAAGGTG TGACAGTGTTTCTGGAGCCCAGAAGACACCAGATTTGGGGCATTCTTCTCAAGAGATGAAGTCTGAAACGTTGTCCAACCCCAGCTCCCCGGAAATATGTCCCAACAAAGAGAG GCCATTtatgaagctgaaagagaatgGGAGGTCAAACATCTCCCGTTCGTCCTCGAGCACCAGCAGcttcagcagcacagctggggaaAGCGAGACGCTGGAGGAATACGACAGTGTG GGAAGCCAGCCATCTACGGCATCGCCATTCAAGCAGGACGTGTTTGTCTACAGCGCCTCGCCCGGCAGCGAGAGCCCAAGTGTGGGGGCTGCGGCCACCCCTGTCATCATGAGCAGGAGCCCCACAG caGATATAAAGAACAGAAACTCTCCAAGGTCAAACCTGAAGTTTCGCTTCGACAAGCTCAGCCACGGCAGCTCCAGCATG aGCCACTAG
- the RAP1GAP2 gene encoding rap1 GTPase-activating protein 2 isoform X13 has product MKAPKLEEQRSGSQKHKEDYIPYPSIDEILEKGSPYPLIILPQFGGYWIEDPENLGTPTSSDSSICEEEEENLSPSTYGYKLECKGEARAYRKHFLGKDHLNFYCTASSLGNLILSIKCEEADGTEYLRIILRSKVKTLHERISLAGFSKLPSIPQIAKAFCDDASGLKFNPVLYPKASQMIVAYDEHEVNNTFKFGVIYQKFRQTQEEELFGNNEESIAFKNFLSFLGDTITLQDFKGFRGGLDVSHGQTGAESVYTVFRDREIMFHVSTKLPFTEGDTQQLQRKRHIGNDIVAIIFQEENTPFVPDMIASNFLHAYIVVQVENPEADNTTYKVSVTAREDVPSFGPPLPSPPVFQKSPEFREFLLTKLINAENACCKSDKFAKLEDRTRAALLDNLHDELHGHTQTMLGLGPEEDKLENGGHGGFLESFKRAIRVRSHSMETMVGSQKKHHGGGIPGSLSGGIAHNSGEVTKTTFSPPIPAAAAKNQSRSPIKRRSGLFPRLHTGSESQAESRTRCDSVSGAQKTPDLGHSSQEMKSETLSNPSSPEICPNKERPFMKLKENGRSNISRSSSSTSSFSSTAGESETLEEYDSVGSQPSTASPFKQDVFVYSASPGSESPSVGAAATPVIMSRSPTADIKNRNSPRSNLKFRFDKLSHGSSSMSH; this is encoded by the exons GCACCAAAACTTGAAGAACAGAGGTCTGGAAGCCAAAAACATAAG gaagactacatcccGTACCCCAGCATCGATGAG ATCCTAGAGAAGGGCAGCCCGTACCCGCTGATAATCCTGCCCCAGTTCGGAGGATACTGGATTGAAGACCCGGAAAACCTCGGCACACCCACCTCATCCGACAGCAGCAtctgtgaggaggaggaggagaacctCAGCCCCAGCACCTACGGCTACAAGCTGGAGTGCAAAGGGGAGGCCAGAGCCTATAGGAAGCATTTCCTGGGGAAG gATCACTTAAATTTTTATTGTACAGCCAGCAGCCTAGGAAATCTGATCCTTTCTATTAAGTGTGAGGAGGCAGATGGCACTGAATATTTAAGGATTATACTCAg GTCCAAAGTGAAGACGCTGCATGAAAGGATCTCCCTGGCAGGATTTAGCAAACTCCCTAGTATCCCTCAGATTGCAAAG GCTTTCTGCGATGATGCCTCTGGCCTGAAGTTCAACCCGGTTCTATATCCCAAG GCATCCCAGATGATAGTGGCTTATGATGAACACGAGGTCAACAACACATTCAAGTTTGGTGTGATCTATCAGAAGTTCAGGCAG ACCCAAGAGGAGGAGTTGTTTGGGAATAATGAAGAGAGCATTGCCTTCAAGAACTTCTTAAGTTTTCTAGGAGACACCATAACACTCCAGGACTTCAAAGG TTTTCGAGGAGGTCTGGATGTCAGCCACGGGCAGACTGGAGCAGAGTCTGTGTACACGGTGTTCAGGGACAGGGAGATAATGTTTCACGTCTCTACAAAGCTGCCTTTTACTGAAGGAGACACACAACAA CTCCAGAGGAAGAGGCACATTGGCAATGACATTGTGGCAATTATCTTCCAAGAAGAGAACACGCCGTTTGTCCCAGACATGATCGCCTCCAACTTCTTGCATGCCTATATTGTTGTGCAGGTGGAAAACCCCGAGGCAGACAACACGACGTACAAG GTCTCTGTCACAGCCCGGGAAGATGTCCCCTCTTTTGGCCCACCCCTGCCGAGCCCACCAGTATTCCAGAAA AGCCCCGAATTCCGGGAGTTCCTGCTGACCAAGCTCATCAACGCCGAGAACGCCTGCTGCAAGTCTGACAAGTTTGCGAAGCTGGAG GACCGGACGCGGGCTGCCTTGTTGGACAACCTGCACGACGAGCTCCACGGGCACACGCAGACCATGCTGGGACTGGGGCCCGAGGAGGATAAGCTGGAGAACGGGGGTCACGGAGGCTTTCTGGAGTCTTTCAAG AGAGCCATCCGAGTGCGCAGCCACTCCATGGAGACAATGGTGGGCAGCCAGAAGAAGCACCACGGTGGTGGCATCCCAGGCAGCCTCAGTGGCGGCATTGCGCACAACAGCGGCGAGGTGACCAAGACCACCTTCTCG CCCCCCataccagcagctgctgccaagaACCAGTCCAGGAGCCCCATCAAGCGCCGCTCAGGGCTGTTCCCTCGCCTGCACACGGGGTCTGAGAGCCAGGCGGAGAGCAGGACAAGGTG TGACAGTGTTTCTGGAGCCCAGAAGACACCAGATTTGGGGCATTCTTCTCAAGAGATGAAGTCTGAAACGTTGTCCAACCCCAGCTCCCCGGAAATATGTCCCAACAAAGAGAG GCCATTtatgaagctgaaagagaatgGGAGGTCAAACATCTCCCGTTCGTCCTCGAGCACCAGCAGcttcagcagcacagctggggaaAGCGAGACGCTGGAGGAATACGACAGTGTG GGAAGCCAGCCATCTACGGCATCGCCATTCAAGCAGGACGTGTTTGTCTACAGCGCCTCGCCCGGCAGCGAGAGCCCAAGTGTGGGGGCTGCGGCCACCCCTGTCATCATGAGCAGGAGCCCCACAG caGATATAAAGAACAGAAACTCTCCAAGGTCAAACCTGAAGTTTCGCTTCGACAAGCTCAGCCACGGCAGCTCCAGCATG aGCCACTAG
- the RAP1GAP2 gene encoding rap1 GTPase-activating protein 2 isoform X12 — MKSAEFFEMLEKMQAPKLEEQRSGSQKHKEDYIPYPSIDEILEKGSPYPLIILPQFGGYWIEDPENLGTPTSSDSSICEEEEENLSPSTYGYKLECKGEARAYRKHFLGKDHLNFYCTASSLGNLILSIKCEEADGTEYLRIILRSKVKTLHERISLAGFSKLPSIPQIAKAFCDDASGLKFNPVLYPKASQMIVAYDEHEVNNTFKFGVIYQKFRQTQEEELFGNNEESIAFKNFLSFLGDTITLQDFKGFRGGLDVSHGQTGAESVYTVFRDREIMFHVSTKLPFTEGDTQQLQRKRHIGNDIVAIIFQEENTPFVPDMIASNFLHAYIVVQVENPEADNTTYKVSVTAREDVPSFGPPLPSPPVFQKSPEFREFLLTKLINAENACCKSDKFAKLEDRTRAALLDNLHDELHGHTQTMLGLGPEEDKLENGGHGGFLESFKRAIRVRSHSMETMVGSQKKHHGGGIPGSLSGGIAHNSGEVTKTTFSPPIPAAAAKNQSRSPIKRRSGLFPRLHTGSESQAESRTRCDSVSGAQKTPDLGHSSQEMKSETLSNPSSPEICPNKERPFMKLKENGRSNISRSSSSTSSFSSTAGESETLEEYDSVGSQPSTASPFKQDVFVYSASPGSESPSVGAAATPVIMSRSPTADIKNRNSPRSNLKFRFDKLSHGSSSMSH; from the exons tcgGCAGAATTCTTCgaaatgctggaaaaaatgCAG GCACCAAAACTTGAAGAACAGAGGTCTGGAAGCCAAAAACATAAG gaagactacatcccGTACCCCAGCATCGATGAG ATCCTAGAGAAGGGCAGCCCGTACCCGCTGATAATCCTGCCCCAGTTCGGAGGATACTGGATTGAAGACCCGGAAAACCTCGGCACACCCACCTCATCCGACAGCAGCAtctgtgaggaggaggaggagaacctCAGCCCCAGCACCTACGGCTACAAGCTGGAGTGCAAAGGGGAGGCCAGAGCCTATAGGAAGCATTTCCTGGGGAAG gATCACTTAAATTTTTATTGTACAGCCAGCAGCCTAGGAAATCTGATCCTTTCTATTAAGTGTGAGGAGGCAGATGGCACTGAATATTTAAGGATTATACTCAg GTCCAAAGTGAAGACGCTGCATGAAAGGATCTCCCTGGCAGGATTTAGCAAACTCCCTAGTATCCCTCAGATTGCAAAG GCTTTCTGCGATGATGCCTCTGGCCTGAAGTTCAACCCGGTTCTATATCCCAAG GCATCCCAGATGATAGTGGCTTATGATGAACACGAGGTCAACAACACATTCAAGTTTGGTGTGATCTATCAGAAGTTCAGGCAG ACCCAAGAGGAGGAGTTGTTTGGGAATAATGAAGAGAGCATTGCCTTCAAGAACTTCTTAAGTTTTCTAGGAGACACCATAACACTCCAGGACTTCAAAGG TTTTCGAGGAGGTCTGGATGTCAGCCACGGGCAGACTGGAGCAGAGTCTGTGTACACGGTGTTCAGGGACAGGGAGATAATGTTTCACGTCTCTACAAAGCTGCCTTTTACTGAAGGAGACACACAACAA CTCCAGAGGAAGAGGCACATTGGCAATGACATTGTGGCAATTATCTTCCAAGAAGAGAACACGCCGTTTGTCCCAGACATGATCGCCTCCAACTTCTTGCATGCCTATATTGTTGTGCAGGTGGAAAACCCCGAGGCAGACAACACGACGTACAAG GTCTCTGTCACAGCCCGGGAAGATGTCCCCTCTTTTGGCCCACCCCTGCCGAGCCCACCAGTATTCCAGAAA AGCCCCGAATTCCGGGAGTTCCTGCTGACCAAGCTCATCAACGCCGAGAACGCCTGCTGCAAGTCTGACAAGTTTGCGAAGCTGGAG GACCGGACGCGGGCTGCCTTGTTGGACAACCTGCACGACGAGCTCCACGGGCACACGCAGACCATGCTGGGACTGGGGCCCGAGGAGGATAAGCTGGAGAACGGGGGTCACGGAGGCTTTCTGGAGTCTTTCAAG AGAGCCATCCGAGTGCGCAGCCACTCCATGGAGACAATGGTGGGCAGCCAGAAGAAGCACCACGGTGGTGGCATCCCAGGCAGCCTCAGTGGCGGCATTGCGCACAACAGCGGCGAGGTGACCAAGACCACCTTCTCG CCCCCCataccagcagctgctgccaagaACCAGTCCAGGAGCCCCATCAAGCGCCGCTCAGGGCTGTTCCCTCGCCTGCACACGGGGTCTGAGAGCCAGGCGGAGAGCAGGACAAGGTG TGACAGTGTTTCTGGAGCCCAGAAGACACCAGATTTGGGGCATTCTTCTCAAGAGATGAAGTCTGAAACGTTGTCCAACCCCAGCTCCCCGGAAATATGTCCCAACAAAGAGAG GCCATTtatgaagctgaaagagaatgGGAGGTCAAACATCTCCCGTTCGTCCTCGAGCACCAGCAGcttcagcagcacagctggggaaAGCGAGACGCTGGAGGAATACGACAGTGTG GGAAGCCAGCCATCTACGGCATCGCCATTCAAGCAGGACGTGTTTGTCTACAGCGCCTCGCCCGGCAGCGAGAGCCCAAGTGTGGGGGCTGCGGCCACCCCTGTCATCATGAGCAGGAGCCCCACAG caGATATAAAGAACAGAAACTCTCCAAGGTCAAACCTGAAGTTTCGCTTCGACAAGCTCAGCCACGGCAGCTCCAGCATG aGCCACTAG
- the RAP1GAP2 gene encoding rap1 GTPase-activating protein 2 isoform X7 produces MFQRKRSVSFGGYGWIDKTMLASLKIKKQELLNSTDVTVPERPLSPPLTAPPTMKSAEFFEMLEKMQAPKLEEQRSGSQKHKEDYIPYPSIDEILEKGSPYPLIILPQFGGYWIEDPENLGTPTSSDSSICEEEEENLSPSTYGYKLECKGEARAYRKHFLGKDHLNFYCTASSLGNLILSIKCEEADGTEYLRIILRSKVKTLHERISLAGFSKLPSIPQIAKAFCDDASGLKFNPVLYPKASQMIVAYDEHEVNNTFKFGVIYQKFRQTQEEELFGNNEESIAFKNFLSFLGDTITLQDFKGFRGGLDVSHGQTGAESVYTVFRDREIMFHVSTKLPFTEGDTQQLQRKRHIGNDIVAIIFQEENTPFVPDMIASNFLHAYIVVQVENPEADNTTYKVSVTAREDVPSFGPPLPSPPVFQKSPEFREFLLTKLINAENACCKSDKFAKLEDRTRAALLDNLHDELHGHTQTMLGLGPEEDKLENGGHGGFLESFKRAIRVRSHSMETMVGSQKKHHGGGIPGSLSGGIAHNSGEVTKTTFSPPIPAAAAKNQSRSPIKRRSGLFPRLHTGSESQAESRTRCDSVSGAQKTPDLGHSSQEMKSETLSNPSSPEICPNKERPFMKLKENGRSNISRSSSSTSSFSSTAGESETLEEYDSVGSQPSTASPFKQDVFVYSASPGSESPSVGAAATPVIMSRSPTADIKNRNSPRSNLKFRFDKLSHGSSSMSH; encoded by the exons tcgGCAGAATTCTTCgaaatgctggaaaaaatgCAG GCACCAAAACTTGAAGAACAGAGGTCTGGAAGCCAAAAACATAAG gaagactacatcccGTACCCCAGCATCGATGAG ATCCTAGAGAAGGGCAGCCCGTACCCGCTGATAATCCTGCCCCAGTTCGGAGGATACTGGATTGAAGACCCGGAAAACCTCGGCACACCCACCTCATCCGACAGCAGCAtctgtgaggaggaggaggagaacctCAGCCCCAGCACCTACGGCTACAAGCTGGAGTGCAAAGGGGAGGCCAGAGCCTATAGGAAGCATTTCCTGGGGAAG gATCACTTAAATTTTTATTGTACAGCCAGCAGCCTAGGAAATCTGATCCTTTCTATTAAGTGTGAGGAGGCAGATGGCACTGAATATTTAAGGATTATACTCAg GTCCAAAGTGAAGACGCTGCATGAAAGGATCTCCCTGGCAGGATTTAGCAAACTCCCTAGTATCCCTCAGATTGCAAAG GCTTTCTGCGATGATGCCTCTGGCCTGAAGTTCAACCCGGTTCTATATCCCAAG GCATCCCAGATGATAGTGGCTTATGATGAACACGAGGTCAACAACACATTCAAGTTTGGTGTGATCTATCAGAAGTTCAGGCAG ACCCAAGAGGAGGAGTTGTTTGGGAATAATGAAGAGAGCATTGCCTTCAAGAACTTCTTAAGTTTTCTAGGAGACACCATAACACTCCAGGACTTCAAAGG TTTTCGAGGAGGTCTGGATGTCAGCCACGGGCAGACTGGAGCAGAGTCTGTGTACACGGTGTTCAGGGACAGGGAGATAATGTTTCACGTCTCTACAAAGCTGCCTTTTACTGAAGGAGACACACAACAA CTCCAGAGGAAGAGGCACATTGGCAATGACATTGTGGCAATTATCTTCCAAGAAGAGAACACGCCGTTTGTCCCAGACATGATCGCCTCCAACTTCTTGCATGCCTATATTGTTGTGCAGGTGGAAAACCCCGAGGCAGACAACACGACGTACAAG GTCTCTGTCACAGCCCGGGAAGATGTCCCCTCTTTTGGCCCACCCCTGCCGAGCCCACCAGTATTCCAGAAA AGCCCCGAATTCCGGGAGTTCCTGCTGACCAAGCTCATCAACGCCGAGAACGCCTGCTGCAAGTCTGACAAGTTTGCGAAGCTGGAG GACCGGACGCGGGCTGCCTTGTTGGACAACCTGCACGACGAGCTCCACGGGCACACGCAGACCATGCTGGGACTGGGGCCCGAGGAGGATAAGCTGGAGAACGGGGGTCACGGAGGCTTTCTGGAGTCTTTCAAG AGAGCCATCCGAGTGCGCAGCCACTCCATGGAGACAATGGTGGGCAGCCAGAAGAAGCACCACGGTGGTGGCATCCCAGGCAGCCTCAGTGGCGGCATTGCGCACAACAGCGGCGAGGTGACCAAGACCACCTTCTCG CCCCCCataccagcagctgctgccaagaACCAGTCCAGGAGCCCCATCAAGCGCCGCTCAGGGCTGTTCCCTCGCCTGCACACGGGGTCTGAGAGCCAGGCGGAGAGCAGGACAAGGTG TGACAGTGTTTCTGGAGCCCAGAAGACACCAGATTTGGGGCATTCTTCTCAAGAGATGAAGTCTGAAACGTTGTCCAACCCCAGCTCCCCGGAAATATGTCCCAACAAAGAGAG GCCATTtatgaagctgaaagagaatgGGAGGTCAAACATCTCCCGTTCGTCCTCGAGCACCAGCAGcttcagcagcacagctggggaaAGCGAGACGCTGGAGGAATACGACAGTGTG GGAAGCCAGCCATCTACGGCATCGCCATTCAAGCAGGACGTGTTTGTCTACAGCGCCTCGCCCGGCAGCGAGAGCCCAAGTGTGGGGGCTGCGGCCACCCCTGTCATCATGAGCAGGAGCCCCACAG caGATATAAAGAACAGAAACTCTCCAAGGTCAAACCTGAAGTTTCGCTTCGACAAGCTCAGCCACGGCAGCTCCAGCATG aGCCACTAG